The proteins below come from a single Mya arenaria isolate MELC-2E11 chromosome 6, ASM2691426v1 genomic window:
- the LOC128237726 gene encoding uncharacterized protein LOC128237726 has translation MTSESTLKRRLKDYNIKIGNTYSIIEQGELEDLVRNITNEYPNAGYRTVMGVLSSKALWHINGNHKLIRWRFVIHGGIDGYSRLPVFLKVNTNNSAVSVLSAFTEATQLYGLPERVRSDKGGENVLVAEYMVQHNGTRSFITGPSVHNQRIERLWREVWTGCNALYYGLFFSMEDDGILDVTNERHMLALHLVFKPRIQQHLDNFREAIYHRPLRTERNKSPLQLWISGQMLDPKWNPNNEDELQTFGMEFGDLIPDEDNVPEAVVVPENEENVDPHVLDNIQEIHDRRSLNNGIDIYQEVLSIINH, from the exons ATGACCAGTGAAAGTACTCTAAAAAGGCGACTTAAGGACTATAATATAAAGATCGGCAACACCTATTCTATTATAGAACAGGGAGAGTTAGAGGACTTGGTGAGGAACATCACCAACGAATATCCAAATGCAGGATATCGAACTGTCATGGGAGTTTTATCATCTAAAG CATTGTGGCACATTAATGGAAATCATAAATTGATCAG ATGGAGATTCGTGATTCATGGTGGAATTGACGGGTATTCTAGACTGCCAGTTTTCTTGAAGGTAAACACTAACAACAGTGCAGTGAGTGTCCTTAGTGCCTTTACAGAAGCTACACAGCTGTATGGATTGCCAGAGAGAGTTCGGTCTGACAAAGGAGGAGAGAATGTTTTGGTTGCTGAATACATGGTTCAACATAATGGCACAAGGTCTTTTATAACCGGACCCAGTGTACATAATCAAAG aattgaGAGACTATGGCGGGAAGTCTGGACTGGTTGCAATGCCTTGTACTATGGACTCTTCTTCTCGATGGAGGATGATGGTATTCTGGATGTCACCAATGAGAGGCACATGCTAGCACTGCATCTTGTGTTCAAGCCCAGGATACAGCAACACCTGGATAACTTTAGAGAAGCTATTTATCACAGGCCATTAAGAACAGAACGAAATAAAAGCCCACTACAACTTTGGATAAGTGGTCAAATGCTTGATCCTAAATGGAATCCAAATAATGAG GATGAGCTTCAAACCTTTGGTATGGAATTTGGTGACCTTATTCCTGATGAAGATAATGTTCCCGAAGCTGTGGTTGTTCCCGAAAATGAAGAGAATGTGGATCCTCATGTGCTTGACAATATACAAGAGATTCATGACAGGAGGTCATTGAATAATGGTATTGACATTTATCAGGAAGtgttatcaattattaatcATTAG
- the LOC128237727 gene encoding uncharacterized protein LOC128237727, with the protein MSVPAVDIELHADQCCENDQLEGFKTGPVKHKSLEETVTEIRGKLKNKKWTLSIRRTKIIETTMEMMADADEQDLASELMVKFIGEEGVDAGGLRRELFSLVFEKTPLLDRNTFSNEACSLQHGEYIILGKLVSLTFIYGHPGLKTLHQTIIKYILNEKTPTTEIPLADVQNATVLRAIDTIQKASSKEEYMEAAIETSDLLERSGFNKPHTQDSSQSAVYTVKEYHIFYRCFGHIRQFMDGLKLHGVLDIMILHHQEATQFLGEATALTAEVVNNFYSFSFSDKGDPNWETEEAIEYNFRCFICQVKKGRISSTVINISTETAEEDSIQVTLELVLQAFVGCQGLPKDIPSGLIEFNHNSSALSHVNTCAPSITFQNTSKLLKFEDFERTMLDIIFGCEGFGQK; encoded by the exons ATGTCTGTTCCAGCAGTTGATATTGAGCTCCATGCAGATCAGTGTTGTGAAAATGATCAACTCGAAGGCTTTAAGACAGGGCCCGTAAAACACAA GTCTCTAGAGGAGACGGTTACAGAGATTCGGGGTaagctgaaaaataaaaaatggacaCTGTCTATAAGGCGCACCAAAATCATAGAAACAACAATGGAAATGATGGCAGATGCAGATGAACAGGATTTGGCGTCAGAGCTTATGGTCAAGTTCATAGGGGAAGAAGGGGTGGATGCTGGTGGTCTTCGAAGAGAGCTCTTTAGTCTTGTGTTTGAAAAAACTCCTCTCTTAGACAGAAATACATTTTCCAATGAAGCATGTTCACTTCAACATGGAGAATATATTATTCTTGGAAAGCTTGTGTCTTTAACATTTATCTATGGGCACCCTGGATTAAAGACATTGCATCAAACtatcataaaatacatattgaatgaaaaaacGCCAACTACAGAAATCCCTTTAGCAGATGTTCAGAATGCCACTGTACTGAGGGCTATAGATACA ATCCAGAAAGCATCATCTAAGGAGGAGTATATGGAGGCAGCCATAGAAACAAGTGATTTGTTAGAAAGATCAGGCTTCAACAAACCTCATACACAAGATTCCTCTCAATCAGCAGTCTACACAGTTAAAGAGTACCACATTTTCTACAGGTGCTTTGGCCATATCAGACAGTTCATGGATG GGCTGAAACTGCATGGAGTTCTGGATATAATGATACTTCATCACCAGGAGGCAACACAGTTTCTGGGCGAAGCTACAGCTTTAACTGCAGAAGTGGTGAATAACTTTTACAGTTTCAGCTTTTCTGACAAAGGGGATCCAAACTGGGAAACGGAAGAGGCAATTGAATACAACTTTCGCTGTTTCATATGTCAAGTTAAGA aaGGCCGGATCAGCTCAACTGTAATAAACATTTCCACAGAAACTGCTGAGGAAGACAGCATTCAAGTTACCCTTGAGCTGGTGTTGCAAGCCTTTGTTGGTTGTCAAGGATTACCAAAAGACATTCCATCTGGACTAATAGAGTTCAATCATAACAGTTCAGCTTTGAGCCATGTCAACACTTGTGCCCCTagtataacatttcaaaatacatcaaAACTCCTAAAATTTGAAGATTTTGAGCGGACAATGCTGGATATCATTTTTGGATGTGAAGGCTTTGGCCAAAAGTAG